The genome window CCCACAAAACTATGCGCTCCATTGAGCGTGCTGTTAGTCTGCTTTGTGATAGCGATATTTCCTACGAAATAATTGTATCAATCGACCGCGGTGATGAAGAAACTATTCGCTACTTCAGTAATTATACCGCCCTGCCGATCACTATACATCAATGGGATCATGGTGACCTCGCTCAGTCTCGCAATAGCGCAATCACCAGGGCACATGGTCGTTTTATCGCATTTATCGATGCCGACGATTTGATGAGTGCCAACTGGCTCCGTGACGGTGTACAGTTTTTAACGGCCCACTCCTATGGTAAATATGTTGCTCATAGTGCATACACTGTTGAGTTTGAGGGGGCAAACGCCATCGTCGAAAAAGTTGGCTACACTAATAAAGACCGCGACACTCTATTGAGCGTACTCTCGGGACGATGGAACTCGGTCATTATTGCACCAAGTACTTTACTTCGCCAATTCCCATATACACCAAATAGCCCCGGATATGGCTACGAGGATTGGTTTATGAGCTGTCAGTTCATCCAGCATGGTGTGAAAAATGTCCTCATTCCGGAAACCGCTATCTTTGTTCGCCGTAAGGCCACTGGCTCGGAATGGGCACGCCAAAAAACTAGCCGCTCAGTGCTCCACGCCCACCCATTATTCAGCCCATCACACTTTCGTACCATTAAACTTGACTCGGTCGCCACGCCCGCCTCGGAGCAGCGACGTCAAACGAAAAACACCATCAAAGAACTATTAATTCGTTCTCGCATTCCACTAGGATTGGTTAAGCGGCCGCTCGCAATCATCCGACGCGGACGCAATGTGCTCAAAAAAAAGAAATCGACACCGGCGACCGAGGTGCTGCCAGCGTGGCTTGATGCTGAATGGCGAGCCTTGCATCATATTGAAAAACTAATTTTTCCACCAGATCCATTGCCGACAGTATACCACACAATTACCGATGATCATTACCGAGTTGGCTTGGCGTACTGGCAAATATGTCGTGATTTACGAAACGACACCTATGATTATGTGCTGTTCGTACCGTGGCTCAAGCGTGGCGGGGCTGATCTATTTGCTCTTAACTACGCCAACACCGCTGCGTCACTCGGCAAGAAAGTTTTGGTTATTGCCACAA of Candidatus Nanosynbacter lyticus contains these proteins:
- a CDS encoding glycosyltransferase, with amino-acid sequence MKPLLSIIVTAHHEGLVAHKTMRSIERAVSLLCDSDISYEIIVSIDRGDEETIRYFSNYTALPITIHQWDHGDLAQSRNSAITRAHGRFIAFIDADDLMSANWLRDGVQFLTAHSYGKYVAHSAYTVEFEGANAIVEKVGYTNKDRDTLLSVLSGRWNSVIIAPSTLLRQFPYTPNSPGYGYEDWFMSCQFIQHGVKNVLIPETAIFVRRKATGSEWARQKTSRSVLHAHPLFSPSHFRTIKLDSVATPASEQRRQTKNTIKELLIRSRIPLGLVKRPLAIIRRGRNVLKKKKSTPATEVLPAWLDAEWRALHHIEKLIFPPDPLPTVYHTITDDHYRVGLAYWQICRDLRNDTYDYVLFVPWLKRGGADLFALNYANTAASLGKKVLVIATNEVDANYSEWRPRLNIDVDFVPFGTITRFFPMEQKYRLLEQLIENIHVPVLHILNSELAYDFVRDHAVYIKATGKKVIATSYSQSTDETGRVFGFSHSHLPQIYHLLTEITTDNEAVKSMWVNEYAYDADAITVHHQPLDSSTYTPIAKLAGQRRILWASRLSPEKLPQLVAAIADLLPGDVHIDMYGDASSEFPTHKLPSHPRVHYRGGFNGIPSLPVDNYDVFLYTSLFDGMPNTPIEIALCGLPLVAARVGGVADFVGTYGQIVDDITNPKAYAEALTVVLDNPKTAFANAQSLRKQALRDFSQKRFLTEVRRMLKR